The following coding sequences are from one Nicotiana tomentosiformis chromosome 3, ASM39032v3, whole genome shotgun sequence window:
- the LOC104113263 gene encoding heavy metal-associated isoprenylated plant protein 39-like, whose product MKKVVLKLEYFDEKVKQKAMKKVSGLEGVESIAIDTKDKKLTITGNVDPVSLVSKLRKLCHTDILSVGPAKEPEKKKDEGGKKDEGGKKEEGKKDDGKKGGDDKKGGDDKKKDGKDDSHPVMKAFPAPMYYHNYQQPYQHYQPPVPAYYHQRSVEEDPNSCVIC is encoded by the exons atgaag AAAGTAGTACTGAAGTTGGAGTATTTCGATGAGAAAGTCAAGCAAAAGGCCATGAAAAAAGTTTCTGGTCTTGAAG GGGTTGAATCAATTGCAATAGACACAAAGGATAAGAAGTTAACAATAACAGGAAACGTAGATCCAGTTTCACTAGTTTCCAAATTGAGGAAGCTGTGTCACACTGATATACTATCAGTTGGACCAGCAAAAGAGCCAGAGAAGAAAAAGGATGAGGGGGGCAAAAAAGATGAGGGAGGCAAGAAAGAAGAAGGCAAAAAAGACGACGGAAAAAAAGGAGGAGATGACAAAAAGGGAGGAGACgacaagaagaaagatgggaaagatgATTCTCATCCTGTAATGAAGGCTTTCCCAGCTCCTATGTATTATCATAATTATCAGCAACCTTATCAACATTATCAGCCTCCTGTTCCTGCTTATTATCACCAGCGAAGTGTCGAAGAGGATCCTAATTCCTGTGTTATCTGCTGA
- the LOC138891344 gene encoding uncharacterized protein, which produces MEPPPLAKMVDRPRVKRTREKDEARKREGIWSASKKGLRVTCGYCSAPRHNIRRCPIVKGKHNLSYEETSQSLEDIHMKAPQDSQDSEFVFIPVPGLNMSSNQSSSHSSQHEYDSTFQSEANTQFYDVDEIRCEYDPTLMPKVISEANTRLKQRQLLQNPTGTGKINFMGDENGVYLPSNLPYSPKKITWEGKAAMTSNQLVEEKERRITKLKAKRAML; this is translated from the exons ATGGAGCCACCGCCTTTAGCTAAAATGGTTGATAGACCAAGGGTGAAAAGAACAAGAGAAAAGGACGAAGCTAGGAAAAGAGAGGGGATATGGTCAGCTTCAAAAAAAGGGCTTCGTGTGACATGCGGTTATTGTAGTGCACCAAGACATAACATCAGAAGATGTCCAATA GTCAAAGGAAAGCACAATCTGTCTTATGAAgaaacttctcaatcactagAAGATATTCATATGAAAGCACCTCAAGATTCCCAAGATTCAGAATTTGTATTCATTCCTGTTCCTGGATTAAATATGTCTTCTAATCAATCTTCTAGTCACTCAAGTCAACATGAATATGATTCGACCTTTCAGTCTGAAGCTAACACACAATTTTATGATGTTGACGAGATTAGGTGTGAATATGATCCAACTCTGATGCCCAAGGTGATTTCTGAAGCTAACACTAGGCTTAAACAAAGGCAACTGCTGCAAAATCCTACTGGTACCGGGAAGATCAATTTCATGGGAGATGAAAATGGTGTATATTTACCCTCTAATCTGCCATATTCCCCCAAAAAGATCACTTGGGAAGGAAAAGCAGCAATGACCTCAAACCAATTGgtagaagaaaaggaaagaagaatTACAAAACTGAAAGCTAAAAGGGCCATGCTTTAG
- the LOC104113264 gene encoding uncharacterized protein: MLKISLDLKDGERVTFISDMQKGLLDAISVIVPKANHRFCVRHIEANWAKKNKRGGEMRKMLWWCAWSTYDEDFKDQLKNLGSLSEQAVKDLLWYPPQSWCRAYFDTKCKNNMVDNNFTESFNFWILEARSKSIIKMLEDIRIKVMNMIREHEDEARNWKEDISPLAMRLFKDYKHIAQGCKVIFNGDNGYEVTEGVDRHTVNLLLKKCTCRT; the protein is encoded by the exons ATGCTAAAGATTTCATTAGACTTGAAGGACGGTGAAAGGGTGACCTTTATCTCAGATATGCAAAAG GGGTTGTTGGATGCTATTTCTGTAATAGTTCCTAAAGCAAATCACAGATTTTGTGTAAGACACATTGAAGCTAACTGGGCAAAGAAAAACAAGAGGGGTGGGGAGATGAGGAAGATGTTGTGGTGGTGTGCTTGGAGCACATATGATGAAGATTTTAAGGATCAACTAAAGAATTTGGGTTCTTTATCTGAACAAGCTGTCAAAGACCTATTATGGTATCCACCTCAAAGTTGGTGTAGAGCGTACTTTGACACAAAATGCAAGAATAATATGGTGGATAACAATTTCACAGAATCCTTCAATTTTTGGATTCTGGAAGCCAGGTCAAAATCTATCATAAAGATGCTAGAGGATATTAGGATCAAG GTAATGAATATGATCAGGGAGCATGAAGATGAAGCTAGAAATTGGAAAGAAGATATCAGTCCACTTGCAATGAGGTTGTTTAAGGACTACAAGCACATTGCACAAGGGTGCAAAGTTATATTTAATGGAGATAATGGGTATGAAGTAACAGAGGGTGTAGATAGGCACACAGTCAACTTATTGCTGAAGAAGTGTACATGTAGGACATGA
- the LOC104113266 gene encoding uncharacterized protein PAM68-like has product METLTGLQNSSLSITNSFPSNQKIPILFHKNIYSTPNLHRNTWKLHAEAKGFGNVPAETQKQNGKLDTSQRNNRRNNNNNNDDNDEKIPSTVWERIIGRMLFYVGAPMVGGVALLQVLDIVKQQQLWDVPVWLPFLTTLITFGASTLGIAYGTLSASWDAEKEGSFLGLEQAQKNWVDMWAEDGVDDEENRWSN; this is encoded by the coding sequence ATGGAAACTCTCACAGGTCTTCAAAACTCATCTCTCTCAATTACAAACTCATTTCCATCGAATCAAAAAATCCCAATCCTTTTCCATAAAAACATATACAGTACTCCAAACCTCCACAGAAATACATGGAAATTACACGCCGAAGCAAAAGGCTTCGGCAATGTACCAGCTGAAACACAAAAGCAAAACGGAAAACTCGACACCTCCCAAAGAAATAACAGAaggaataataataacaacaatgacGATAACGACGAAAAAATTCCGTCGACAGTGTGGGAAAGAATTATAGGAAGGATGCTGTTTTACGTGGGAGCTCCAATGGTAGGCGGTGTCGCTCTGCTGCAGGTTTTGGATATAGTAAAGCAACAACAATTGTGGGATGTGCCAGTTTGGTTACCATTCTTGACAACGTTAATCACATTTGGAGCTTCAACACTTGGAATTGCTTATGGGACATTGTCTGCTAGTTGGGATGCTGAAAAAGAGGGGTCATTTCTTGGGTTGGAACAAGCTCAGAAGAATTGGGTTGATATGTGGGCTGAAGATGGTGTTGATGATGAAGAAAATAGGTGGAGCAATTAA
- the LOC104113267 gene encoding DUF21 domain-containing protein At5g52790: protein MAANDVPCCETMFWVYLVISVSLVCFAGLMSGLTLGLMSLSLMDLEVLIKAGQPNDRKNAEKILPIVKNQHLLLCTLLICNAMAMEALPIFLDALLPAWGAILISVTLILAFGEIIPQAICSRYGLSIGARLSPLVRLLVIIVFPLSYPISKLLDRLLGKGHSALLRRAELKTLVNMHGNEAGKGGELSHDETTIIAGALDLAQKMVKDAMTPVSRVFSLDLHSKLTDEMMNLIISKGHSRVPVYSGSPTNIVGLILVKNLIKYRPEDEVPIKDLSIRSMPEIPDSLPLYDLLNQFQKGNSHMAVVVKSSRNTKEAAENATAPHDIIKINVLPRPIIQDPSVEKGGEAIGIITMEDVLEQLLQEPIYDETDDYVDVHNKIRINIPPSMIFSPRRSPGAMASEVSKLKWQSPIASPVSTVNQTPISHNQSPMLRSPVSPYMQSPTVVSVSPGHLINTNSPSRFARTSPSSNKVSTKSYEKLEKHGS from the exons ATGGCAGCAAATGATGTGCCATGCTGTGAAACCATGTTTTGGGTATACTTAGTAATCAGTGTGTCACTGGTGTGTTTTGCTGGACTTATGTCTGGACTAACACTGGGACTCATGTCCCTTAGCCTTATGGATCTTGAAGTTCTCATTAAGGCTGGTCAGCCAAATGATCGCAAAAACGCAG AGAAAATTCTGCCCATTGTAAAGAATCAGCACTTGCTCCTTTGTACCCTTCTAATATGTAACGCCATGGCCATGGAG GCTCTTCCAATATTTCTAGACGCTCTACTTCCTGCATGGGGTGCTATACTGATATCGGTCACTCTCATATTAGCCTTTGGAGAG ATTATTCCTCAGGCAATCTGTTCTCGCTATGGACTGAGCATTGGTGCAAGATTGTCACCTTTGGTTCGTTTGCTTGTCATAATTGTCTTCCCTTTATCTTATCCCATCAGTAAG TTGTTGGATCGACTCCTGGGTAAAGGGCACTCAGCACTTCTACGCCGTGCTGAGCTGAAAACCTTAGTGAATATGCATGGTAATGAG GCAGGGAAAGGCGGAGAGTTGAGCCACGACGAAACTACCATAATTGCTGGAGCATTGGACCTAGCTCAGAAAATGGTTAAAGATGCAATGACCCCCGTGTCCAGagtattttctcttgatcttcatTCAAAACTTACCGA TGAGATGATGAATCTGATTATAAGTAAAGGCCACAGTCGCGTACCTGTATACTCTGGCAGTCCAACAAACATTGTAGGCCTAATCTTG GTGAAGAATTTGATAAAATATCGTCCTGAAGATGAGGTTCCAATCAAAGATCTCAGTATAAGGAGTATGCCAGA GATCCCAGATTCTTTACCATTATATGATCTTCTGAACCAGTTCCAGAAAGGGAACAGCCATATGGCTGTAGTGGTAAAGAGCAGTAGGAATACTAAGGAAGCTGCGGAAAATGCCACTGCTCCACACGATATAATCAAGATAAACGTCCTTCCGCGTCCAATTATTCAAGATCCTTCAGTTGAAAAGG GAGGAGAAGCAATTGGTATCATTACAATGGAAGATGTTCTTGAACAACTTCTGCAG GAACCGATATACGATGAGACTGATGATTATGTTGATGTTCACAACAA AATTAGAATCAATATTCCTCCCTCAATGATATTTTCACCTAGAAGATCTCCAGGAGCAATGGCGTCGGAGGTTTCTAAACTGAAGTGGCAAAGTCCAATAGCATCTCCAGTTTCAACTGTTAATCAGACACCAATATCTCATAATCAAAGTCCAATGTTGCGCTCACCAGTTTCCCCATATATGCAGTCACCAACTGTAGTATCTGTTTCCCCTGGGCATTTAATAAACACGAATTCTCCAAGCAGATTTGCGCGCACCTCTCCATCATCTAATAAG GTTTCTACCAAGTCTTATGAGAAGTTGGAAAAGCACGGTAGTTAG